The following are from one region of the Ornithorhynchus anatinus isolate Pmale09 chromosome X1, mOrnAna1.pri.v4, whole genome shotgun sequence genome:
- the LOC100088063 gene encoding twinkle protein, mitochondrial-like yields MAYDDDLISTYPVPELTLNINTVLDTMHLAVHVHDICHVIIDNLQLVMGRRQRSADRLTTQDNVIGALRKFATDSGCHVTVVVRPHKEDDKRELQADSISRLAEVADNVLILQDRKLVTAPGKRYLQVAKNCFDGDLGTFPLEFCKTSLTFSPPVKGKARPKKGKDGNHLASPKVLGARKEEEAPEEL; encoded by the coding sequence ATGGCATATGATGatgatttaataagcacttaccctgtgcctgAACTTACCCTGAACATCAATACTGTGTTGGACACCATGCACCTTGCAGTCCACGTGCATGACATCTGCCACGTCATCATCGACAACCTGCAGTTGGTGATGGGACGGAGGCAGCGGTCGGCAGATAGGCTCACAACCCAGGACAACGTCATTGGGGCACTGAGGAAGTTCGCCACCGACAGCGGCTGCCACGTGACCGTGGTCGTCCGCCCCCATAAAGAGGACGACAAAAGAGAGCTGCAGGCAGACTCCATTTCTAGGTTGGCTGAGGTGGCAGACAACGTCCTCATCCTCCAGGACAGGAAGCTGGTAACGGCGCCAGGCAAGCGCTACCTGCAGGTGGCCAAGAACTGCTTTGATGGGGATTTGGGCACCTTCCCGCTGGAGTTCTGTAAGACCTCGTTGACCTTCTCCCCCCCAGTCAAGGGCAAGGCTCGGCCCAAGAAGGGGAAGGACGGCAACCATCTGGCCTCCCCCAAGGTCCTGGGggccagaaaggaggaggaggccccagaGGAGCTGTGA